Part of the Callospermophilus lateralis isolate mCalLat2 chromosome 8, mCalLat2.hap1, whole genome shotgun sequence genome, tcctacacaaatggagcacactttacatttctctggttgtgcacCATGTAGCGTCACACCATATGTACAGTCATATATGTACTTACGATAATAAtggccatctcattccaccatctttcctgcccccatgtccccttccttcccttccctccctcccctttacacaatcaaagttcctccattcttcccccgaccccccattatggatcagcatccacttatcagagaacattcagcatttgtttttttgggactggcttacttcaattaacatgatattctccagcttcatccatttacctgcaaatgccatgattttattctcttttaatgctaagtaatattctactgtgtatatataccacagtttctttatctattaatctattgaagggcatctgggttggttccacaatttagctattgtgaattatgctgctataaatattgatgtggctgtgtccctgcagtatgctgtctttaagtcctttggtatagaccgaggagtgggatagctgggtcaaatgatggttccatcccaagttttctaaggaatctccatactgttttccatattggttgcaccaattttcagttctatcagcaaagtatgagtgtgccttttcccccacactcTCAccaacacttcttttttttttttaatatttttttttagttgtaggtggatgcaatacctttgttttatttatttatatgtggtgctgaggattgaacccaggacctcacaatatgccaggcgagcgctgtaccgctgaaccacaaccccagcccttgtttgtaACTCCCGTTCttactggcatgagatgaaatctagagtatttttgatttgcatttctctaattactagagatgttgaacattttttcatatatttgttgatcagttatatatcttctgagaagtgtctgtttagctccttagcccatttattgattgggttgtttgtttttttggtgttaatttttttgagttatttatatatcctggaaattagtgctctacctgatgttcgtgtggcaaaaatttgctccccaaatgtagactctctcttcacttcattgattgtttcttttgctgagaagaagctttttagtttgaattcatcccatttattgattgttgattttatttctttccctttaggagtcttgttaagaaaattggggcctaatcctatgtggtgaagatttgggcctactttttccttgtTAGGTGCAGAATCTCTGGTCTAatacctaggtctttgatccactttggtattatatatttttttaacatctttttaagctatgtgggatataagcacaTACATTAAAAATATGGGTGTTTCAATGCCTttgctttgaagaaaaaaaaaggaagagaataaAATTCTTAACCACTAAACAAAGCTTCTTTCAAACATATCTGTTTCTTTGAATACCCATGGTATCTTTACTGTTTGGGTATATTCATTTTATAATCAAGTAATTCAGCAAAAGGAAAACTGATTGTATAATATAAAATAAGGGTATGGAAATCCCTGAATAATGCATTGAAGGGTGCCCTAATGTAGATTTGTCTTAGTATTAATTTTAAGGAAAGGTTGATTGCTTAATGAAAATTTAtgaattactatttttttcctcttatttttttaaaacaagtggTAAATGAGAATGTCAGTCTTGTGATCTCGAGACAGTTGCTGACTGATTTCTGCACACATCTCCCTAACCTGCCTGATAGCACAGCCAAAGAAATCTATCATTTCACCTTGGAAAAGATCCAGCCTAGAGTCATTTCATTTGAGGAGCAGGTAAAAATCTATAGCAGTGGAGTTTGAATTTGAGATAGCAGAAATTACTTTAGAATCTGATGTTACTAGATTCTTAAAGGAGGAatcatttgttttcatttttgacaAAACAGTATGCCAAACATTTCATAATGCAAAATcaaaaaaatattaggatattgtAATTCCAGCTGATAATTGCTcatgtattaatattttattttatgaactAAATATTGTTCTTTAGGCAATTTTTAAAATCCATAAAGTTATTAGGCCCAAAGCAGGAAAACTCCAGCATCATGTATGTAGTAACAAAAGCATGTATGTAGtaacatttaaattaaaatattgccTTAATTTACTTGCAGAAGTGTGTTATTTTAGCTCACTATTTGTAATTCTGTGAATGCAAAATTCATTCAAAATTTTGGGTGGTCTAGATAAACTTTTACTATTTACTGGTCATCTTAATTTGTTGAATGGCAGCATTGTTACAATAATGTATCTGTTTGATTAGTTACTAATGTCAGCTAAAATAATTTAACATGTATAACTACTGTTCCAGGTTGCTTCCATAAGACAGCATCTtgcatctatatatgagaaagaaGAAGACTGGAGAAATGCAGCCCAAGTGTTGGTGGGAATTCCTTTGGAAACAGGACAAAAGTATAGTAAATAGTGgatattggatgaaaatatatacaaTTGTTCGCCTATACTTTTTCTTACATTCTAGTGCAGAAAGCAGacaatttaataaattttatagtATGTTAGAATGTGaaaagtgctacagaaaaatgaaaagtaagGGGGCTAAGTGGGAGCAGGTTATATCTATCACTAAATAGATGACTAAGATGGTATGTTGGTCCTGATATCACTTTTTCAAAGACTTGGAGGAGATAAAGGAGTAGCTATATGCTGTCTGAGGGAAAAGTATCACCAGCTACTCTTGGAAGGGGTGATTAATATAAAGGCTTTAAGGGTGGGAGGTTTCTTGGAGTGTTTTCCTAAGAAGAGCAAGGAAGCCAGTGTCGATAGAGTGGAGTAAAAAAGGGTAGAGAGATAGAGGATGAGATCAGAGAGTATTGGTGACCAGAGTATATGGTATCTTTATAGACCATTGTAAAACCATTGGCTCTAAGTGAAATGAGGGGGAGCCATTGGAAGATTTTAAACAGAAGAGTGACATGTCCAACTTAAATTTTAAAGAATCACTCTGGCTATTGGGTTGAGAAATAAATTGTAGACAAGCAGTTATCAAAGTAAAAATATTAGTTGAGGATTGTGTACTAATACAGATGAGATGAAAATTCTAAGAAATGTTGGATTCTGGACGTGTTTTTAAGGTTGAATGTATATTTTCTGGTGGCTTGGATATGGAATGTTCAAAACAGAGTCaaggagctggggctgtagctcagtggcagagtgcttgccttgcacaagtgaggccctgggttcgatcctcagcaccacataaaagtaaacaaaataaaggcatgctgtccatctgcaactacaaataaataaataaataaataaataaataaataaataaatgacaacaacaacaacaaccaaaaacagAGTCAAGATAAGCCCTGGTTTTTGGCCTGAGTAATTGGAAAGGTGGAGTTGCTGTGTCCTGAGTGGGGAAGAATAGGTTTATGAAAAGATCCAGAGTTACCTTTTGTACATATGATAGCTAAATGGAAATATCTAATAGGGAGCTGAATATATTAATATAGAGGTatagagttctgaagagggtgTGGGCTAGAGGTATACATTTGGGAGTAATTGGTATATAGATGAAATTTAAAGCCGTTAGATGAAATCCCTAGAAGAGGGAatgtaaaaagagaaaaggacTGAGTACCTAGGACTGGAACTCTCCAACAGTAAGAGATCAGGGGCAGGAAGATATAGTAAATGAGAATTCATTGGGATAAGAACAGAAGAATGTAGAGTGTGCTGTCTTAGAAGCCAAATCAGGAATTTGTATCAAGAAGGAGCGAGTATTCATATATGATGTTGAGGGGTGAGGGTTAACCATTGGCAATTAGTAATATGGAGACCACTGGTGACCTTGACAAAAGTGAAAGCCTGGAATAGTTTAAGAGAGAATAGAAGAGCTTGAGGGGGTGTGCTGTAAGATTCATAGTTCTAGGCTAGCCttatcaacttagcaagaccctaccttaaaaaaaaaaaaaaaataattaaaaagggctaggagtaGAGTACTTCTGAGTTAaatcccccctcccccactctGCCTCTCAACACATACACTAACAGAGaatggaagagaagaattggagaCTCTGGGGTAGttttcaaaaaggaagcaaagaaATAGGGTAGAAGATAATAGTGTAGATTAGGCTAAgaagcaatttttttcttttatgatctAGTGGAAAGCAAAAAAATTGATATTGAGGAGTTGGGGAAAGAGTTCTTAAAGAAATAGCCAAAAGGGGAAGGGAATTTAATAGAGGAATGGGTTCACAGAGGGGCATCATAGATAGTTCATCAGTGGCAGCGTTGCTTTAGCTCTGCACTATTGACATGTTAGATTGGATAATCCTTCATTGTGGAGGCTGTTCTGTGTATTGCAAAATGTTTTGAAGCATCTGGTCCTCTACTCCCCAGATGCCAATAGCACTACTATCTGTAATCAAAATGTCTGTAGACATTGCCACATGTTCCCTGATGGCAAAATTGCTTTCCAGTGATGATAGTAACCACTAGGGACACAGAGTATATGGATGCAATTGCTATTGATGCAATCAAGTTTGTGCAAGTACTCCTTGCTTCAGTTTTCTTAGGGAAGTCAGAATCAAAATAATCAGCTGTAACTGTGGGTAGGAGATGGGAATTATGAAATTAAGAGACAAGAATATAGACTgaataaatgaaaatttatttctttgtttttctttggtactgaatatttaacccaggagcacttaaccactaagccacatccccagccctttttattttttattttgagacagggtctttttaagttgctgaggctggtctcgaacTTCCTCCTATCTtagactcctgagttgctgggattacaggtgtccaccaccactcccagcttggaaacttttttctttaaaaaatgattgaTTCTGGCTCTGTgtcgcatacctgtaatcccagtagcgtgggagtctgaggcaggagaattgtgagttcaaagccagcttcagcaaaagcgaggtgctaagcaactcagtaagaccctgtctctaaataaaaaatacaaaatagggctggtgatatggctcagtggtcatgtgcccctgagttcaattcctggtaccctcaCAAAAAAGCACTTTTGCTGGTCAGTAGAAAGGGTAAATTTTCTGTGAGAATTAATCTTAAATTTTGTGGATTTTGAAGTGTGTAagatttttagttatatattctctgcataaaatgtgaccagtaggataaagaagaaaataaaattacctATAATCCTACCTGCTACCATAATTGCTATTattgttttaatatatgtatatagaaataCATTTTAATGGTATTTAAAACAtactgttttatttcattttttcatttaGCAAAAAGCATATGGTGACTATAATCAGAGTAATTATTTTAACTATATTTATGTTACAAAAGTATTCTACCTTTTTATGTACCACAACTTGACTACCATAAATACTATAATAggtgatttcatttcttttcaattacaGATATTTATAAATAACTGTACAAATGAATATTCTTGTATATCAATATGTGGGTTTGATTATCTTcttaggattctttttttttctggagatAAAATATAGTGGGTTAAGAGCATATGTAATTAAAGGATTAAAGGTTAAAGAACATATTGCCAAAAATTGTTCTCTAGGAAAGTTATGCCAAGTATAGTCCCACTAGTAGTATATGATATGCCTCAGAATTGGCAGTTGTTCTTTCAAGATCCTTGCTTTATGAGATTATCTGAGAATTATAAGCAACTAAAATATAATGTGACCAATATGATGAAATAAAACTTAtgttaaaattttctgtaatataAGTCAGTAAAAAGTTTGATTTCCTTATATTAACAGTATATataggaaaggaaaaataatgttttttattattgttaaaaattttctttataaaatatcaaaTCATTCTGTATTTTTTCTGATATGTTGTAGACAGTACAATGTAGATTATAAACTGGAGACTTACCTGAAGATTGCTAGGCTATATCTGGAGGATGATGATCCCGTCCAGGCTGAGGCTTACATAAATCGGGCATCATTACTTCAGAATGAATCAACCAATGAACAGTTACAGATACATTATAAGGTAACAGATAAACTTTTGTATTGGAGAATCATACTGTATGTTCCAGATCATCTGATAAGagcttttattttagaaattctctTTGTTTATGTGTCATTCtttattgcttttgttttttaattttgccCCTAATTGGAACATTTTCCTTCTCTCTAGGTATGCTATGCACGTGTTCTTGATTATAGAAGAAAATTCATTGAAGCTGCACAAAGGTACAATGAGCTTTCTTACAAGACTATAGTCCATGAAAGTGAAAGACTAGAGGCCTTAAAACATGCTTTGCACTGTACCATCTTAGCATCAGCAGGTAAACACATAATTTATGCTTAATGAAGTTAGTTATCTTTGCTTAATAATTTTAGGGTGATTACTGTTGGAAAATTTAGCAAGGAATGTCTTTTAAGTGGAGTCTTAATATAAATATGATAAATTTAGCAGGTATTTAAATAAGTCAAAAACAGCAATAAAATgaattgttaactttaaaaatttaatatggggctggggatgtggctcaagtggtagcacgctcgcctggcatgcgtgcggctggggttcgatcctcagcaccacataccaacaaagatgttgtgtccgctaagaactaaaaataaatattaaaaaaattctctctctctcaaaaaaaaaataaataaataaaaaataaaaataaaataaaaaaataaaaatttaatatgcATGTTTTAGACTTGGCAttcatactttttttcttttttgtattgggaattaaacccaggggtgctttaccactgagccacatccccagccctgttttgtgtaGTATTCAGAGACAAGATCTCAGTgtggtgcttagggcctcaataagttgctgaggctggttttgaactggtgatcctcctttcCACACCAgctttttctttaataaatataatgaatTAACTTTTTACTCAACTAAAGCAGGTAAATCACTCAAGTACAAAGGACTCTTAAAAGACATTAGGAAGAACAATAAGAAGGaatgtctgccaggtacggtggcacatgcctataatcccagtggcttgggaggctgatgcaggaagatcacaagttcgaagccagGTTTTAGTAatttaacaagatcctgtctcaaaatgaaaaataaaaaaaggactggggatgtggctcagtggttaagcatccctgggtgcaatccatggtacaaaaaataaaacaggagaaGGAATGCTTATTCTAGgaatggggatacagctcagcagtagagattTTGCCttccatgtgtgaagccctgtttTCCATTTCCAGTACTTGGGAAGGGTTCAGGGGAACCATGACTTTTCTAAATCCTTCTGAAATCTTCAGTCTTGGACCATATTCAGTTGAGAGCCCAATGACAAATTCAAGCCACGCATTTTGTTCTTTATGAAATAGTAGTCTTACTTACTTTTTGTTGCGAAAATGATAGTACATAAACAGGGTGTTGCTTCATTTTCTAAAGAACTATCACTTCTTCCTAGTACTTCTTGCAATACAGAAGTACTTTTTATACCCAATTAATGGCATGATACACAATTTTGCAACTTTTTTCATATGATTAAATACTATAGTGATCTTTGTGTCAGTACACACATTCATTTTGATTTTCTATTTTCTGGCTTGATCATAAAGTATATAGTCAGTGACAGACAATGTTATAGTAATTATGCACATGGTAAGTATACCTTTAGGTTAAATTCCCAGGTGCAAAGGAACatcttttaactttttaatatacaCTTTCACTTTTTAATATAAGTTATTCATTGCCCTTTAAtattacactaaaaaaaaaagttcatgagTACCTGATTTCTCACATAGGTAttaccaagttttttttttatctttgctaatctgataaatgaaaaattgtgtCTCATTTTAGTTTTAATTCACATTTCATTTGTTATGAATGTTCTTAAGCAAATTTTtatgtgtttaaaaaaatatcattgtTGAAAAACCGGTATTTTCTTTCTGATTGAATTATGTATTTATGTCTATTGGCCATCCATTTTTTgaattgttcatccttttcttgaTAACTTGTGGAAGCTTTTTATATATAAAAGgtgattaataaaaatatttcaaatttgttttcaaattttttgGCTTGGTTTTTAACATCCCCCCacccttcccccccaaaaaaaaaagttccccaGAAGCTTattttatatgtgtatgtgtgtgtctttgtctttttttaaaatattttcttagttgtcaatggacctttattttatttatttatatgtggtgctgagaatcaaacccaatacctcatgcatgctaggcaagtgctctaccactgagccacaaccccagtcccaagcaTGTattcttaccactgagctataaccctaatCTCTAATTTTTATATAGTTAAATTTATTAATCTTTCTCTTATGGTTTCTAGGTTTAGTTGTGTTGCTTAGAAATGTTTTTCCTACTctgacatttatttcatatttatatatttgtatattatgtatttaaaatatatgtatatacatatataaaatatatactatataatatttataatatatagttaatatatatatgttatatgcacatacatatattttcaattatatattatatataatatatttaatatatattaaaattcagtTTCTTCATGTTTTCTTTGAATACTTCTGGTTCTCTAATTCTTGAATGTTAAAATCTTTTTACTTTCTGAAAAATTGAGAACCCTAGAGAAATTTTGTTTATAGAACATAACTACTCTGATTAATGAGGATTGACTGTATTTTGGTAGGCAAAAATGAGATCATAAATTATGATTGTTTTTCTTTGAAGAAACATTGTAAAAGTATTTGATGCTTATGTTTCCCTTAGGACAGCAGCGTTCTCGGATGTTAGCTACTCTTTTTAAAGATGAAAGGTGCCAGCAACTTGCTGCATATGGGATCCTAGAGAAAATGTACCTAGATAGGATCATCAGAGGAAATCAACTTCAAGAATTTGCTGCCATGCTGATGCCTCACCAAAAAGCAACTACAGCTGATGGTAATGATTATGCCTTGCACATATGTAGGTATAGCTAATGGAAAGTGTTAAATTAGAAGCATCTTGCTGTCTTTTCATAACATTTCATTATAACTACTTTATGATTAAAAACAGGAatatgccaggtgtggtggcacacgcctataatcctagcagcttaggaagctgaggcaggaggattgtgagttcaaagccagcctgagcaaaaataaggtgctaagcaactcagacactatctctaaataaaatacaaaatagggctggggatatggctcagtggttaagtgcccctgattcAATCTGTGGTACCATCCACTCACCACAAAAAAAGAGGAATACTATATTGACTGAAGATGAATATGATACACAGACATGGGCttgacatatatttttaaatagctcCCATTGGAAAGCATTTTGTGAAATAATGCAGTTTTTGGAAACTCATGAAAGCAAAAGAAATTATGGACTATACTGATAatgcctatgtgtgtgtgtgtgtgtatgtgtgtggtgctggggattgaacccagggccttgtgcatgcaaggcaagctctctaccaagtgagctatatccctagcccaatAACAATgcctatttttaaagaaacttcaaCCATTGATAAATAACATAATCTTAAACATCAGATTGTAACAACGCATAATTAGCCAGTCGTATTTTAGGGCAAAATTTGGCATAGTAGCTTGCCCAAGGTTACACAAGGTGTAGTGTTGCCAATAAGAATAGAACTTGGTGTCATGTTTCCTAGTAATGGGATATATCTGCTTAAGTCAGACTGCCTTACCAGGAAAACTGTTTTCAGTAGTTGCTTATTGAAAACATAAATTGTTTTATGTGTATTTGCATACAGAGGTTTTAAAGTAGCTTATAATGGTAACACATATGATACTAAAAAACATAGGTGTAGACAAGTAGAAACATGGAAAAGATCAAGAAAAGCATGCATATTGTTATAGAACATAACTACTACTTGCTGCCTTGAATTCACTCTCATCCTATATCAAAGAGAAATTAGCTGTAAAGAGTCAGCCATAAAGCTGACTAGATTTAGCTGTAAAGTGTTAATAGTGACTAGCTGAAAGATGCACACTTCATCCAATCTTACTGCTCTGAGTTAAACCAGATCAGTGAAGGGATTATATTGACTTcattaaatttcttttgtttaattGCACTTAAGCAACTCAGTTCATTCTCATTTACTCTCTAGAGAAGATATTTTTTGCATAGAATTTACTTTATGCAGGTCTTCAGGAAAAATTTCCTTTAATGTTTTAGAATTAGTTCTAGTTCTGAGCATTTAGTTTTTAATCTTATTTAAACACATTGGGAATAGATAAGCTGATTTTCTTATTTTGCTTGGCtgctagaaaacttaaaattaaatttgTAGCCTATCTATCTGTCaatgtatgtatgtgttttgATGGGagctgttctttctttctttctttctttctttttggtattggggacttAACCTTAgggtactttaccattgagctataacctcagccctttttcttttgagacagggtgtcaatacgttgctcagggccttgctaagttgctgaagctgtccgtggaacttggaatcttcctgtctcagcctcaggcctgtgccactgaacacagcttcttttttgggggggtgctggagattgaactcggggcacttgaccgctgagccacatccccagccctattttgtattttatttagagatagggtctcacttacCATTgccgaggttggctttgaacccgtgattctcctgtctcagcctccaaaccactgacattacaggtgtgcactaccatgcccaactcttttttctttttaaattctctttttGGTGTATTCTGTGCAGCTATAGACTCTTTAAGTTGTCTGACACACCACTTAAAAGCTAGATAAGGGGGctaggttgtggctcggtggcagagcacttgcctcacacatgtgagacactggatttgatcctcagcatcacataaaaataataaacaaaataaagatatgtgtctatgtataattttaaaatatatttaaaaagctaAGTAAAATTTTTAGAAGTTGTTGAAATTGATATAGTTGAGCTTCAGGTATAACTTTGACTTTAAGATATAATTAATTAGATAATTTATTTAGAAAAGAAGAATATTCCCCTAGTATCTCTGAGGAACAAATGATTCTCATGTGTGACTATATACAgaggaaatatgtgtcttattcctctttctttttagacctcatttctttccttatttatCTTTCTTGGACATTTTTGTTTACTGGTATTCCCACAGCTTACAATCTTGATTTTGgaactggaggttgaacccatatgtattggatcactgaactacatccccatccctttttattttttactttgaaacagggcctcattaagttgctgaggctggactcaaactttcagtcctcctccctcagcctactgggttgctgggattataggcttgtaccACCCATGCTCAGCTCTTAActtgcaatctttttttttttttttttttaaagacttgggcagtttcttttaatttttaatttttttttaaagagagagagagaattttaatatttattttttagtttttggctgacacaacatctttgtttgtatgtggtgctgaggatcaaacccgggccgcatgcatgccaggcaagcgcgctactgcttgagccacatccccatccccttaACTTGCAATCTTAAAACAATTTTTACTTTGACTTTAGTGGTTTCTAATATTACTAGAATTGTGCAATATTATTACTAATCTATTTTCTGTCCTATAGGTTTatctattttggacattttaaataaatggaatcatatatgGCCTTTTGTGGCTGACTTTTTTCACTTtgcataatgttttcaaagttCAAACATAGTGCATATCAGTACTTTATTCCTTTAATATAAAGGAATACCAAAGAATATTCTATCATGGGATGTAccattttacttatttgtttgtcatttgatgggcatttaggttgtttttattttggggcTATTAATGCTACTATGAACTTCTGCATGAATGTTTTTGTATGTATATGTTTTCAATTCTATTGAGTGTACTCCTAGAAATGGAATTACTGAATCATATGATAACTTTGTGTTtttattagtctttttttttggactggggattgaacccagggatgcttaatcactgaactGCAGCccaacttctttttattttttattttgagatagggtctggc contains:
- the Cops4 gene encoding COP9 signalosome complex subunit 4 isoform X2, with the protein product MAAAVRQDLAQLMNSSGSHKDLAGKYRQILEKAIQLTGAEQLEALKAFVEAMVNENVSLVISRQLLTDFCTHLPNLPDSTAKEIYHFTLEKIQPRVISFEEQVASIRQHLASIYEKEEDWRNAAQVLVGIPLETGQKQYNVDYKLETYLKIARLYLEDDDPVQAEAYINRASLLQNESTNEQLQIHYKVCYARVLDYRRKFIEAAQRYNELSYKTIVHESERLEALKHALHCTILASAGQQRSRMLATLFKDERCQQLAAYGILEKMYLDRIIRGNQLQEFAAMLMPHQKATTADGSSILDRAVIEHNLLSASKLYNNITFEELGALLEIPAAKHEKPCQHGTSRSNHFVSK
- the Cops4 gene encoding COP9 signalosome complex subunit 4 isoform X1 encodes the protein MAAAVRQDLAQLMNSSGSHKDLAGKYRQILEKAIQLTGAEQLEALKAFVEAMVNENVSLVISRQLLTDFCTHLPNLPDSTAKEIYHFTLEKIQPRVISFEEQVASIRQHLASIYEKEEDWRNAAQVLVGIPLETGQKQYNVDYKLETYLKIARLYLEDDDPVQAEAYINRASLLQNESTNEQLQIHYKVCYARVLDYRRKFIEAAQRYNELSYKTIVHESERLEALKHALHCTILASAGQQRSRMLATLFKDERCQQLAAYGILEKMYLDRIIRGNQLQEFAAMLMPHQKATTADGSSILDRAVIEHNLLSASKLYNNITFEELGALLEIPAAKAEKIASQMITEGRMNGFIDQIDGIVHFETREALPTWDKQIQSLCFQVNNLLEKISQTAPEWTAQAMEAQMAQ